Below is a window of Candidatus Aegiribacteria sp. DNA.
TAGTCAAATGACAGGAAAAAAACCATATCCATACCCATCTTTTAGATTTCGCATAGAAATTGGAGGTATTACCGTTGCCCAGGTTTCCGATGTTACCGGTCTTCAGATTGAAACAGAGACCGAACCTTTGGAAGAGGGGGGGAATAATGATTTTGTATATCAACTACCAAAAAGGACAAAATATCAGAACATCACTCTGAAGCGAGGTATCACTGATCTGGATGAAATGTGGAACTGGTACCAGAGCGTTGTTATTGGAAAATTTATTCGAAAAAATGGATCTATTGTATTGATGGATGCTGCGGGCGAAGATAAATGGTGCTGGAATTTCCATGGAGCATTTCCTGTAAAATGGACAGGGCCTGATCTAAAAAGTGATGGTAATACTGTGGCATTTGAATCTATTGAACTTGCCCATCATGGTATCTGGAAGGGGTAGAGATAGATGTCCGGTTCCATTGCAAAATCCGTTATTCCCCTTTCTGATTCGTTCTTTCATCAAAAAATTATGGATAAGTACCGGAAGGGAGTAGGGAGCGTATTCAGTTTTCCACTGATGATTTTTTCTAAAAACTCAACGCTCCAAAAAATGTATATGGATATCTACATGCGTTTTTCTTTTCACAAACAAAATAAATTATTTCATATAATTTCTGAAAATACTGAAAGTTTTAAAAATACGTATTCGTGGTTTGTGAATGAAAAATTCATACCACTGCGCAAAATAAAATCAACTGTTTTGAAGAGTACACAGAACTTATATAAAATGGTTAAGTTAATTCAACCTGAATTATTATTACCATTCATTCCAGCCATGCATGATTCTGTAAACATAAGAACCAATGTTTTCGGATCTCGTATGGTTGAAGTTGAGAATACAAAATTTACAGCACCGATTATCTATTCTTCCGGAAACAATGTGGTGGATTCATTCGATCCACAGCAAGTTTTTTACAGGCAATCCAATTTATCCTGGATGAAAAATGATTCTCCTCCTGAAAAAACACCCGGATCAATATTTATTTCACAAAATGTCTCATATCCACAAACAATTGATAATGGTATCCGGCAGGACGGCAGAACCTTTAGCAATTCCTTTTTGAATTATAGCAATTACACGATTATTAAGCCGCAAATATTTCCATTAAATAGTAAGTTGCACGAGGAAAATGGAAAAAATAACTTATATGCCTATAAAAATGAATATTTCTGGCAACTTCAATCAAATTTTCATCACGGATTACCATTTACATTCATTCAATCCCCTGTATTGATAAATGAAAGAACATTTGAAATGAGGAATGACACATTGTACAATACATCTCAGAACTGGACCAGTCTCGATAAATTACAAGTCAGGAACATTAATTATAACCCGGAAGCAGGTACTGTAAAACCTCTCATAAGCAAAAGAAATACATATTCTGCAGGTGATAATGAAAATTTAATTTTTCAAAATCAGCAGCATATAGAACAGAAAATCGACCAGATCGAAAAGATCGTGGGAGATACAAAAAAAACCATAGAAAAATCAATGTCTGAAAATTTTTCAGGGAGGAAAGACAGCGAACCACACTTAAATATTAATAATCTTTCAGACCAGGTCTATCATACCATTGAGCGAAGAATCAGGATCGAAAGAGAGAGAAGGGGGATATAAATGCTGGTAAAAGCGTTCCTGACACGAAAAGATAAACCTTATGTCATAGTGCCTTGTCTTTTTAATCCCAAGGAACTGAGTGTTGAAAAGAGCAATCAATTTGCTGAAGTGAATATTCCAGGTCTTTCATCTCCCATATTCCAGTTTGTGAGGGGAAATGCCAGATCAGTGACGTTAGATCTTTTTTTTGATACTTATGAAATGGGTACTGATGTGCGTTTATTTACAGATCGGATTACAGGATGGGATGCTGGAAGCATGTTCAGTAATCTTCCCGGCAGCGCGAAAGGCCTGATGGATATAGATTCTGAGCTTCATGCACCTCCGGTTTGCCTTTTTATCTGGGGTGCGTTCATTTTTCAATGTATCATTGAGAGGGTTACGAAGAGATTTACTATGTTCCTTCCTGCAGGGATTCCTGTCAGGGCCACATTAAATGTCACCTTAAAAGAATATAGAGAAGTTGATATACAGGTCAATGAGATTGATGCTCGATCGGCTGACCTTACAAAGCGATGGATCGTTACCCAGGGAGACAGTTTATGGTCCATAGCATCCGAAGAATACGGAAAACCGGAGGACTGGAGATTAATTGCAGAAGCAAACAATATTGACAATCCCCGCAATTTGAATCCGGGACAGGAGCTGTTAATTCCGGTAAAGGAGTGAATATCAGTGGTTTTAGAAACATTATCACAAGAAACACTTAATTTTTATGCTCCAAGATTTATCGTGGAAATCGAAAATGAAACATTAAATGCAATCATATCAAAGGCGATTATTGACGTGACCGTTGAGGAGAAAATTGATGAAGGTGCAAGTTTTCAATTAACGTTACATGATGAATTTGATATGACTACTCAAGAATTCAAATGGCTTGATCATGAACTGTTCAATGTGGGGAATAATGTTACTATAAAAATGGGATATGAAAATGATCTGTACATTATGGTAATGGGAGTAATTACGAGCTTAGAGCCAAGCTTTTTTTCCAGTGAGACCCCAACAATAAGAATGGGAGGTCACGATCCATCTTTTGATTATCTGAAAAGGAGCACTCCTGCAAGAACATTTAGAGATAAATCATATAGTGTAATAGCAGAAATAATTGCTGAGGAAGCACATCTTAGCTCTGAAGTAGATAATGTAGAAAATTATAGAACTACTACGCAAAAAAACAACAATGAAAATTATCTGACTTTTCTCAACAGGTTGAAAAAGGAAGTGGGATACGAGCTCAGACTGCTGGAACAGACTTTATACTTTATTGAACCACGGGATGACAGGGATGAAATTCTTACACTTGAGCTGGGAAAAGACATTATCAGTTTTCGTCCTGTTATGAATACTGCAGATGTAGTTACAGAAGTAGAGGTTAGGGGTCATAACCCGGCTGATCCAGGTAATCCAATTATCGGGCATGCAACTGCCGGGAGTGAGAGATCACAGGAATCAGAAAGAACACCGGGGAGCCAGATCGTAGAGGAGCAACACGGGAGTTCAAAAAGGGTTATAACAAATGTAACTGTTAACTCGCAGGAACATGCAGATTCGATTGCCAGAGCCGAATTAAACCGGGCAACTGACACATTTATTACAGGGGACCTGGAGTGTATTGGAATACCACAGATCAGGGCAGGTGAAGCCATCAGACTCGAAAAAATGGGAAAACGATTTAGTGGAAAATATTACATCAAAGGAGTGACCCATACCATAAATGCAAGCGGCTACAGGAC
It encodes the following:
- a CDS encoding phage tail protein; this encodes MTGKKPYPYPSFRFRIEIGGITVAQVSDVTGLQIETETEPLEEGGNNDFVYQLPKRTKYQNITLKRGITDLDEMWNWYQSVVIGKFIRKNGSIVLMDAAGEDKWCWNFHGAFPVKWTGPDLKSDGNTVAFESIELAHHGIWKG
- a CDS encoding LysM peptidoglycan-binding domain-containing protein; this encodes MLVKAFLTRKDKPYVIVPCLFNPKELSVEKSNQFAEVNIPGLSSPIFQFVRGNARSVTLDLFFDTYEMGTDVRLFTDRITGWDAGSMFSNLPGSAKGLMDIDSELHAPPVCLFIWGAFIFQCIIERVTKRFTMFLPAGIPVRATLNVTLKEYREVDIQVNEIDARSADLTKRWIVTQGDSLWSIASEEYGKPEDWRLIAEANNIDNPRNLNPGQELLIPVKE